The Abyssisolibacter fermentans genome includes the window CCTAGAAGTTCTTGTATGCAATCATTAGAAACCGTCCCTAACGATTCAACGCTATGTTTTACTATATTGATTTTACTTATCTAAGATTCATTTCTTTTCTAAAATGTACTGCTGATAGAATTGCTACCGGAATAAAATATATGCACCATATAAGTAAAGCAATTGTACCAGCAAAAGATGAACTGTCACTACTATCCTTAAATATATTAAGAATAGGCATTCCAACACAAGAAATTAGAAATGTTCCATGTACTATAAGTAATACCTTTAACCATTTATCATTCTTATTTTTCGCAATCATTGAAACACCAACTAAAAAAGTAGATAATGCCATCATTCCATATCCGAATAAGTCAAAGCTAAAAAACAAACTTCCTAATGACTGATATGACAACACCTGTATGACGTTTTCTGATGCTGTTTTATTTGCAACAGTAGTAAGTTGAGTAAAATATACTACATTGATTAATACACCATACAAACATCCAAAGGCAACCCCGCCAAGAGCTACTGATTTTCTATCATCTATGGTTTCCGTATAAAATGCGCAAGTCAAAAGTATATAACCCCAAGAAAGTATCATACAAACAAAATATGCTAAGGACAAGTTCCCTATAAGCATTGATACTGCAAAAATCAGTGTTGTAATACCAACTAAAACTGCTGAGTAAAATCCTAATTTCTTATTCATTGTTTTTATCACCTCTAAGAAAATAATATACTACTAAAATTATTGTTCTATTTATAAGTCACCATATTTGGATAAAATGATGAAGTAGGAAAGGGTTTTAAGAATAGGAACCGCCTAATGATTTAATCTTGGTAACTCTTTGAGCAGAATAGTCAAAAGTTATAAAAAGCATATTGCTAGATTTTTCAATGTAAATAGACATTTCTTATACTCCTTCACACAATTTTTAATACTGTATATTACAATATGAAAAAATAATATAGTTACCAAATTTTATCAATATAGTATGATCAAACCATCATAAACCAACCCCTCAACAACATTATACTCTTATTTACCATAACAGTAAACAGTTAACTAAACCCCCTTCTTTTTCTGCACAAAAAAATTGCAGTAATTTTCTACTGCAAAGGTTAAGTAATATATTAAAATAAAGATAAACTTGAATTTCGTTTTTATTTGATTTCTTTCATTACATGTACCATATGTCCGTTTGACTTGTAGATATGTCTATAATTAAACTGTATTACTCCAAACTGTCCCTTTGATTATCGTTATACGAAGTTCATTACGGAAACTATAATTTATATTCCTTATAAAAATGTATTCATATCGATTATTAGGGATATATAATTTTACTTCAGAATCTAATGTTTCTACTTCATAAATCAAAA containing:
- a CDS encoding DUF4386 family protein, with translation MNKKLGFYSAVLVGITTLIFAVSMLIGNLSLAYFVCMILSWGYILLTCAFYTETIDDRKSVALGGVAFGCLYGVLINVVYFTQLTTVANKTASENVIQVLSYQSLGSLFFSFDLFGYGMMALSTFLVGVSMIAKNKNDKWLKVLLIVHGTFLISCVGMPILNIFKDSSDSSSFAGTIALLIWCIYFIPVAILSAVHFRKEMNLR